The following proteins are co-located in the Telopea speciosissima isolate NSW1024214 ecotype Mountain lineage chromosome 9, Tspe_v1, whole genome shotgun sequence genome:
- the LOC122640534 gene encoding acyl carrier protein 1, mitochondrial-like, which yields MALRVAILRHIRVPVQTAALDRLGSQAWNLCNSIRSMSSHGDNHLEREEVIKRVLDVVKCFPKVDPSKVTPDVHFEKDLGLDSLDTVEIVMALEEEFKLEIPDKEANKINSCPLAIEYIANHSMAC from the coding sequence atggctCTGAGAGTTGCGATTCTCCGCCACATTCGAGTCCCAGTTCAAACTGCGGCACTAGATCGATTGGGATCTCAGGCATGGAATCTCTGCAACTCCATTCGGTCGATGTCATCCCATGGAGACAATCATCTCGAGAGGGAAGAAGTGATCAAGAGAGTTCTCGATGTTGTCAAGTGCTTCCCCAAGGTCGATCCTTCTAAGGTTACCCCTGATGTCCATTTCGAGAAAGATCTAGGCTTGGATAGCTTGGATACTGTTGAAATTGTAATGGCTTTAGAGGAGGAGTTCAAGCTAGAGATTCCAGATAAGGAGGCTAATAAAATTAATTCCTGCCCCCTCGCTATTGAGTATATTGCAAACCATTCAATGGCTTGCTAG
- the LOC122639834 gene encoding uncharacterized protein LOC122639834, giving the protein MESILSWALEYTLKYWLKSFSRDQFKFQGGTVQLSNLDINGDALHASVGLPPALNVTIAKVGKLEIKIPSVSNVQTEPIIVQIDKLDLVLEESSDSNAGKSSSSTQSSSSSGKGGGYGFADKIADGMTLEVGTVNLLLETRGGGHSQGGATWASPLASITIRNLFLYTTNENWKVVNLKDARDFSNNKKFIYVFKKLEWESLSVDLLPHPDMFTDVHSYSSDGRSRQDDDGAKRVFFGGERFLEGISGEANITVQRTELNTPLGLEVQLHIPEAVCPALSEPGLRALLRFLTGLYVCLNRGDVDPEAQQRCTEAAGRSIVSIVIDHIFLCIKDAEFQLELLMQSLLFSRVSLSDGENTKNLSRIMIGGAFLRDTFSHPPCTLVQPSMQAVPEDPPHVPEFGVDFCPPIYPFGDQQWHSFEIVPLLCLHTLQIKPSPAPPSFASQTMMECQPLLVNLQEVSCLRIASFLADGIVVNPGTVLPDFSVNSLAFTLKELDLTVPLDAGNSENCAVDSSNELQRTFDGARLHIENLFFTESPKVKPRLLNLEKDPACFCLWDDQPIDASQKKWTSRASHVNLSLHTCSGLTTRQSSFDWSADLWRCVELHDACVEVAMATADGSPLISVPPPGGVVRIGVACQQYLSNTSVEQLFFVLNLYAYFGRVSEKIAIVGKNNRDKGTKKESLGGRLMEKVPSDTAVSLTVKDLQLRFLESSSLDMQGMPLVQFLGDNLFIKVAHRTLGGAMAVSSSIIWQGVQVDCVDAERNLTHENDMAMTSIEHGQLVTGNGNPQLRTVFWIDTRSKHQPNGLVQTIPFVDINMVHVIPYDARDMECHSLHLSAKVAGVRLGGGMNYSEALLHRFGILGPDGGPSEGLSKWLKNLSAGPLSKLFRASHLIEDDQEQNENSKDEVHGSLLDLGKPDVDISIELKDWLFALEGAQEMSERWWFCNNEDVGREERCWHTTFHSLQVKAKSSPKQGTNSRGESNGIHKYPVELVTVGVEGLQALKPQARKETFQTGVLSGGTKKTVGNTGGVDLEVRLVVSEDNDNIEMVQWMVENMKFSVKQPIEAVATKEELQHLALLCKSEVDSMGRIAAGILRVLKLEGSVGQAALDQLSNLGSEGLENIFTPEKLSRQNSTGVLALSQSPKMIGGSPRQSLESTVASLETAISDSQAKCSTLIAEFHSPEFSIQQRHLLDIKQINEKLESMQALLMQLRTQL; this is encoded by the exons ATGGAGTcgatactttcttgggcttTGGAGTATACGCTCAAGTACTGGTTGAAATCTTTCTCCAGAGATCAGTTCAAGTTTCAGGGTGGAACCGTTCAGCTTTCGAATTTAG ATATAAATGGAGATGCTTTGCATGCTAGTGTTGGATTGCCACCGGCTTTGAATGTGACAATAGCGAAGGTTGGGAAGCTTGAGATAAAG ATTCCGTCGGTCAGTAATGTACAGACGGAACCGATCATTGTTCAAATTGATAAACTCGATTTGGTTCTGGAGGAAAGCTCGGATTCTAATGCTGGAAAGAGCTCAAGCAG TACTCAATCATCCTCTAGCTCAGGAAAGGGCGGCGGCTATGGATTTGCTGATAAG ATTGCGGATGGAATGACTTTAGAAGTGGGCACCGTCAATCTTTTGCTTGAAACTCGAGGGGGTGGTCATAGCCAAGGGGGTGCAACTTG GGCATCACCTCTAGCATCTATCACAATACGCAACCTTTTTCTGTATACAACAAATGAGAATTGGAAG GTTGTTAATCTTAAAGATGCGAGGGATTTTTCCAATAACAAAAAGTTCATATATGTGTTCAAA AAACTGGAATGGGAGTCATTATCTGTCGATCTTCTACCTCACCCTGATATGTTCACGGATGTTCATTCATATTCTAGTGATGGAAGAAGCAGACAAGATGATGATGGTGCAAAGCGAGTGTTTTTTGGTGGTGAAAGGTTTCTCGAAGGAATATCTGGAGAGGCTAAT ATCACAGTTCAAAGGACGGAACTAAACACTCCATTAGGGCTGGAGGTTCAATTGCATATTCCAGAGGCCGTTTGTCCTGCTTtaagtgaaccag GACTTCGTGCTCTATTGCGATTCCTGACGGGATTATATGTGTGTCTAAATAGAGGAGATGTGGACCCAGAGGCACAACAG AGGTGTACAGAAGCAGCAGGACGTTCCATCGTTTCCATAGTTATAGATCATATATTTCTTTGCATAAAAGATGCAG AGTTCCAGCTCGAGCTTCTGATGCAATCACTTCTTTTTTCTCGG GTGAGTTTATCAGAtggagaaaatacaaaaaatttgTCCCGAATTATGATTGGTGGAGCATTTTTGAG GGACACCTTTTCTCATCCTCCATGCACCTTAGTGCAGCCATCCATGCAGGCTGTTCCGGAAGATCCTCCGCATGTTCCTGAATTTG GTGTTGATTTTTGCCCTCCAATCTATCCTTTCGGAGACCAGCAGTGGCATTCGTTTGAAATTGTTCCTCTACTATGCCTACATACTCTTCAGATCAAACCCTCACCAGCTCCTCCATCTTTTGCTTCACAAACAATGATGGAGTGTCAGCCCCTTCTG GTTAATCTTCAGGAGGTATCCTGTTTGAGGATTGCCTCATTCTTAGCTGATGGTATCGTGGTCAATCCTGGCACTGTTTTACCAGATTTCTCTGTTAATTCTCTTGCATTCACTCTCAAAGAATTAGATCTCACTGTTCCTTTGGATGCTGGGAATTCTGAGAATTGTGCGGTTGACAGCAGCAATGAATTGCAGAGAACTTTTGATGGAGCAAGGCTTCACATTGAGAACTTATTCTTCACAGAGTCTCCTAAGGTAAAGCCCAGGCTTCTGAACCTGGAGAAAGATCCTGCTTGCTTCTGTCTCTGGGATGATCAACCAATAGATGCCAGCCAGAAGAAATGGACAAGTCGAGCTTCACATGTTAACCTGTCTCTTCATACCTGCAGTGGCTTAACAACTCGTCAAAGTTCCTTTGATTGGTCTGCAGATCTGTGGAGATGTGTTGAACTGCATGATGCTTGTGTCGAAGTGGCTATGGCAACTGCTGATGGAAGTCCATTGATATCTGTTCCCCCACCAGGAGGTGTTGTCAGGATTGGAGTTGCTTGCCAACAATACTTATCCAACACCTCAGTTGAGCAGCTGTTCTTTGTTCTAAATCTGTATGCCTACTTTGGTAGAGTTAGTGAAAAGATAGCAATAGTTGGAAAGAATAACAGAGACAAGGGAACTAAAAAGGAATCCTTGGGTGGAAGGCTGATGGAAAAGGTCCCAAGTGATACAGCTGTGAGTTTAACAGTGAAGGACCTCCAGCTTAGATTTCTAGAATCTTCCTCCCTGGATATGCAAGGGATGCCTTTGGTTCAGTTCCTTGGGGACAATCTGTTTATAAAAGTTGCTCATCGAACCCTAGGTGGTGCCATGGCAGTTTCATCCAGCATTATTTGGCAGGGTGTTCAGGTTGATTGTGTAGATGCGGAGAGAAACCTGACCCATGAGAATGACATGGCAATGACTTCAATTGAACATGGTCAATTGGTTACTGGGAATGGGAACCCACAACTGAGAACCGTGTTTTGGATTGATACCAGAAGCAAGCATCAGCCAAATGGCCTTGTGCAGACAATTCCATTTGTGGACATAAACATGGTGCATGTGATCCCATATGATGCTCGAGACATGGAGTGCCATAGTTTGCACTTGTCTGCAAAGGTTGCTGGTGTTCGCCTTGGTGGTGGAATGAACTACTCTGAAGCTTTGCTGCATCGTTTTGGTATACTTGGGCCTGATGGTGGTCCTAGTGAGGGGCTTTCTAAATGGTTGAAGAATTTATCTGCCGGACCATTGTCAAAGCTTTTCAGAGCATCACATCTTATTGAGGATGATCAGGAACAGA ATGAAAATTCTAAGGATGAAGTGCATGGGAGTTTATTGGATTTGGGAAAGCCAGATGTAGACATATCCATAGAATTGAAAGATTGGTTATTTGCTCTTGAAGGTGCCCAGGAGATGTCAGAAAGGTGGTGGTTTTGCAACAATGAGGATGTTGGCAGAGAAGAGAGGTGTTGGCACACAACTTTCCATAGTTTGCAAGTGAAAGCAAAAAGTAGTCCAAAACAGGGTACAAATAGCAGAGGAGAATCAAATGGGATACATAAATATCCTGTTGAGTTGGTCACG GTCGGTGTGGAGGGCTTGCAGGCCTTGAAGCCCCAAGCCCGGAAAGAAACCTTTCAAACTGGAGTCTTATCTGGTGGGACCAAGAAGACTGTTGGGAACACTGGAGGAGTGGATCTGGAAGTCCGCTTGGTTGTCTCTGAGGATAATGATAACATTGAAATGGTCCAGTGGATGGTTGAAAACATGAAGTTTTCTGTTAAACAGCCG ATTGAGGCAGTTGCAACCAAGGAGGAGCTGCAACACCTAGCCTTGCTGTGCAAGTCTGAAGTTGATTCTATGGGTCGAATAGCTGCTGGAATTCTGCGGGTACTTAAACTTGAAGGATCTGTTGGCCAGGCGGCCCTAGATCAGCTTAGCAACCTTG GAAGTGAGGGCTTGGAGAATATTTTCACTCCAGAAAAGCTCAGCAGGCAAAATAGTACTGGCGTTCTTGCACTCAGCCAGTCTCCAAAGATGATAGGTGGCAGCCCACGTCAGAGCTTGGAATCAACAGTTGCTTCCCTTGAGACAGCAATCTCAGATTCACAGGCCAAATGCTCAACCCTCATTGCTGAATTTCATAGTCCAGAATTTTCCATACAACAGAGACATCTTTTAGATATTAAACAAATTAACGAGAAACTTGAAAGCATGCAAGCTTTATTGATGCAGTTGCGGACTCAACTTTAA